In Brevibacterium zhoupengii, the following are encoded in one genomic region:
- a CDS encoding ABC transporter permease — protein MRSIIGNEFAKMRHLWIAPIAMVMPLGIAGMTAFRGLASGMLGHLDDPEGLGWKLLLAGLGLSVSLISPLIIAVLASRLVDIEHAGNGWLLSSTACETPGSLCRAKFASLGLIVTAATVLQSLLLIGMGLSIGITSPFPGEHWLVFTCAAVTINLCVLAFQIVLSATVENQIVCLGVAVLGVFIAVFAPALPGLLQLITPWGYYELARAADYVGTDLVYLDIPRLPVLGQAVVVTVAFTLITARFDRQEA, from the coding sequence ATGAGAAGCATCATCGGCAATGAATTCGCGAAGATGCGGCACCTGTGGATCGCTCCGATTGCTATGGTCATGCCGCTGGGAATCGCAGGGATGACGGCCTTTCGCGGCCTCGCCTCGGGTATGCTCGGGCACCTCGATGACCCCGAAGGTCTCGGCTGGAAGTTACTGCTCGCCGGCCTCGGGCTCTCGGTCAGCCTCATCTCGCCGCTCATCATCGCCGTCCTCGCCAGCAGGCTGGTCGACATCGAGCACGCGGGCAACGGCTGGCTGCTGTCGTCGACAGCCTGTGAGACACCGGGCTCACTGTGCCGGGCAAAGTTCGCCTCGCTGGGACTCATCGTCACAGCGGCCACGGTGCTGCAGAGTCTCCTTCTCATCGGGATGGGGTTGAGCATCGGCATTACGTCACCGTTTCCCGGCGAGCACTGGCTTGTCTTCACCTGTGCGGCCGTGACGATCAACCTCTGCGTGCTCGCGTTCCAGATTGTGCTGTCGGCGACGGTCGAAAACCAGATCGTGTGCTTAGGCGTTGCTGTGCTCGGTGTATTCATCGCCGTCTTCGCTCCGGCGCTGCCCGGATTGTTGCAGCTCATCACACCGTGGGGCTACTACGAACTGGCGCGCGCAGCGGACTATGTCGGTACCGACCTCGTCTATCTCGACATCCCCCGCCTCCCCGTCCTCGGCCAGGCAGTGGTCGTCACCGTTGCGTTCACTCTCATCACCGCCCGCTTCGATCGACAGGAGGCTTGA
- a CDS encoding FadR/GntR family transcriptional regulator — MPSDSVRSSDGIAAGHASKAPQEPEWKAVSRSSTHELVINAIEEQITSGYLTVGDPLPSERDLAAKLQVSRAAVREALRVMESLGVVVSNVGSGKSAGTFIASMPKEALTRFLRLHVALANFSIEEAIETRIQLERSSTALATGRVHDDALAGMNASLAIMDTPGVSLETFNDADTAFHVAIAHASNNQLLSDLTEAIRGSLRRPILDAFHEVEDPRALMAQLQEEHHAIMQAIVDRDTDHAVQLTEDHIRSATAALPQLTNQSRPGS; from the coding sequence ATGCCCAGTGATTCAGTCCGCTCGAGCGACGGCATCGCCGCCGGTCACGCCTCCAAGGCGCCCCAGGAACCGGAATGGAAGGCGGTTTCTCGGTCGAGCACCCATGAACTCGTCATCAATGCGATCGAGGAGCAGATCACCTCCGGTTACCTCACCGTCGGCGATCCGCTCCCCTCGGAACGAGACCTTGCCGCGAAGCTTCAGGTCAGTCGCGCGGCCGTGCGTGAGGCACTGCGCGTCATGGAGTCCCTCGGCGTCGTCGTCTCAAACGTCGGCTCCGGCAAGTCCGCGGGCACCTTCATCGCCTCCATGCCCAAAGAGGCACTGACTCGGTTTCTGCGCCTCCATGTGGCTCTGGCGAACTTCAGCATCGAGGAGGCCATCGAAACACGCATCCAGTTGGAGCGCTCAAGCACCGCACTGGCCACAGGTCGGGTCCACGATGACGCGCTGGCCGGCATGAATGCCTCACTGGCGATCATGGACACCCCGGGCGTGAGCCTGGAGACTTTCAACGATGCCGATACCGCCTTCCACGTCGCCATCGCCCATGCTTCGAACAATCAGCTGCTCTCCGATCTGACGGAGGCCATCCGCGGTTCTCTGCGACGCCCCATCCTCGACGCCTTCCATGAGGTCGAGGATCCGCGCGCCCTGATGGCCCAGCTGCAGGAGGAACACCATGCGATCATGCAGGCGATCGTCGACCGCGACACCGATCACGCGGTGCAGCTGACCGAGGATCACATCCGATCGGCCACCGCCGCCCTGCCGCAGTTGACCAACCAGAGCCGGCCAGGCAGCTGA
- a CDS encoding ABC transporter ATP-binding protein, with amino-acid sequence METAITTDQLTKRYGSRTAVADLNLRVPEGCVYGFLGPNGSGKSTTMKMLLSLVRPTAGEVRILGRPMTRQTRRSLLGQIGSLIESPPGYAHLTGQENMQMVGRLLDLPPHQIDWAVDTVHLRRQMSKRVRDYSLGMKQRLGIAMALARAPRVLILDEPTNGLDPAGIEEIRDLLRTLAEAGVTVMVSSHLLGEIDKTATVLGIVSDGRMIFQGSRQQLLAESTPDVLIRCSNPADARAAVEGLQQHPVLHDAMLRITNLGEEATARVVSSLVEANIDIFEVRRDEQSLEDIFKSLTAGAGL; translated from the coding sequence ATGGAAACAGCAATCACTACTGACCAGCTGACAAAGCGCTACGGATCCCGCACTGCCGTGGCCGATCTCAACCTCCGCGTCCCCGAAGGCTGCGTCTACGGCTTCCTCGGTCCCAACGGCTCCGGCAAGTCGACGACGATGAAGATGCTGCTCTCACTCGTGCGCCCGACGGCCGGCGAGGTCCGCATCCTCGGCAGACCGATGACTCGACAGACCAGACGCAGCCTGCTCGGCCAGATCGGTTCCCTCATCGAGTCTCCGCCCGGATATGCCCACCTCACTGGCCAGGAGAACATGCAAATGGTGGGTCGACTCCTCGACCTCCCGCCGCACCAGATCGATTGGGCCGTCGACACCGTCCACCTCCGCAGGCAGATGTCCAAGCGCGTCCGCGACTACTCCCTGGGTATGAAGCAGCGCCTCGGTATCGCAATGGCCCTGGCCAGAGCGCCGAGGGTCCTCATCCTTGACGAACCGACCAACGGCCTCGACCCGGCCGGGATCGAGGAGATCAGAGATCTTCTCCGCACCCTCGCCGAGGCCGGTGTGACGGTCATGGTATCTAGTCACCTTCTCGGCGAGATCGACAAAACCGCAACCGTCCTAGGCATCGTTTCCGATGGCCGGATGATCTTCCAAGGTTCACGGCAACAGCTATTGGCGGAGTCGACACCTGATGTCCTCATCCGCTGCTCGAACCCCGCTGATGCCCGAGCTGCGGTGGAGGGGCTTCAGCAACATCCTGTACTGCACGATGCAATGCTCAGGATCACCAACCTCGGCGAGGAGGCGACAGCAAGAGTCGTTTCGAGCCTGGTCGAAGCCAACATCGATATCTTCGAGGTCCGCAGGGACGAGCAGTCGCTCGAGGACATCTTCAAGAGCCTGACAGCAGGGGCAGGGTTATGA
- a CDS encoding sensor histidine kinase → MEIGRSFSEPRHEQRGHSTSTPAPVGSWPGRHALFIDVLVIAAIFLYNLPIQFSSVPGHLWIGTGLVFSVGLCAPYLLRRRHPLPIFLTIFAVTVVQSASGIGPLVADVMLVLALYNLSSRYRWVVSVPATLAVVLLTLSATSGLRQAGYLNLGEIGVLIVLVMWAGTWGALVRIRRAHLESLREQTRQLAREAETQKQIAAAEERARIAREIHDVVSHSLSVVTVLADGAASTTESNPAQAKRAMEDVRDTGRSAMTEMRSMLDVLRSDDQAKHAPLPGIEQLDQLINESRAVGLPLNFEHRGKHDSLPEGLSLTVYRTVQEALTNIRKHAGTSVQKVRVVLEQTDTTIDIRIGDDGRGPNRDRGGHGLTGMRERVSAYGGILETGPLDPNGFEVHARFPIGEDS, encoded by the coding sequence ATGGAGATCGGACGGAGCTTCTCGGAGCCGCGCCACGAACAGCGCGGACACTCCACCTCGACTCCTGCCCCCGTCGGCTCATGGCCTGGCCGTCATGCACTGTTCATCGATGTCCTCGTCATCGCTGCGATCTTTCTCTACAACCTGCCGATCCAGTTCTCGTCAGTCCCGGGCCACCTGTGGATCGGCACAGGACTCGTGTTCTCCGTCGGTCTCTGCGCTCCCTACCTGCTCAGACGCCGACATCCACTCCCGATCTTCCTCACTATCTTTGCCGTCACCGTCGTTCAGTCAGCATCGGGCATCGGACCGCTCGTCGCCGATGTCATGCTCGTCCTGGCGCTCTACAACCTCTCGTCCCGTTACCGGTGGGTCGTGTCCGTCCCCGCCACACTGGCCGTCGTCCTCCTCACTCTCAGCGCCACTTCGGGACTGCGGCAAGCGGGATACCTCAACCTCGGTGAGATCGGGGTTCTCATCGTCCTCGTCATGTGGGCAGGCACGTGGGGTGCCCTCGTGAGAATCCGGAGGGCGCACCTCGAGAGTCTGCGTGAGCAGACACGGCAGCTTGCGCGGGAGGCAGAGACGCAGAAGCAGATCGCCGCGGCCGAGGAGCGGGCGCGCATCGCCCGGGAGATCCACGACGTCGTCTCCCACAGTCTCAGCGTCGTCACGGTTCTTGCCGATGGTGCGGCCTCGACCACGGAGTCGAATCCGGCCCAGGCCAAACGTGCCATGGAGGATGTCCGGGACACCGGACGTTCTGCGATGACGGAAATGCGCAGCATGCTCGATGTTCTCCGTTCCGATGATCAGGCGAAGCACGCTCCCCTGCCGGGCATCGAGCAGCTCGATCAACTCATCAATGAGTCACGAGCAGTGGGGCTCCCCCTCAATTTCGAGCACCGTGGCAAGCATGACAGTTTGCCCGAAGGGCTGAGCCTCACCGTCTACCGAACGGTCCAGGAGGCGCTGACGAACATCCGCAAGCATGCCGGAACCTCGGTGCAGAAAGTCAGGGTGGTCCTCGAGCAGACAGATACGACCATCGACATTCGTATCGGCGACGACGGTCGGGGCCCCAACCGAGACCGAGGAGGCCACGGCTTGACGGGAATGCGCGAACGCGTCAGCGCCTACGGCGGCATACTTGAGACCGGCCCTCTCGATCCGAACGGATTCGAAGTCCACGCCCGATTCCCTATCGGAGAAGACTCTTGA
- a CDS encoding ABC transporter permease translates to MRHLHTEFMKLRRSLSWPVVVLLPLIAVASGAIGTLSTEQGASEGWHTLWIRSIGFYGMALLPVGIAILAALVWRVEHRNGNWNALMSGASPTWCIVVGKAGVVAVLAGIMQVALLLTVIVFGTIVFGLPRFLPWEYFLSSILVIIACVPIAAIQSGLSMFIRSFAAPVAIALAATGISTVALLVGSTGAVVSPYALATYATQLGTSLVGGDNTSFDAASVSLASASLVIAVSALSTFLIMVVSTFALNRVDTRV, encoded by the coding sequence ATGAGACACCTGCACACTGAGTTCATGAAGTTGCGACGCTCCCTGAGTTGGCCGGTCGTGGTTCTCCTTCCCCTCATTGCCGTCGCCTCCGGTGCCATCGGCACACTCAGCACCGAGCAGGGGGCGTCGGAGGGGTGGCACACGCTATGGATCCGGTCGATCGGCTTCTACGGCATGGCTCTGCTGCCGGTCGGCATCGCCATCCTGGCGGCTCTGGTGTGGCGGGTCGAGCACCGCAACGGCAATTGGAACGCGCTCATGTCCGGCGCCTCACCAACCTGGTGCATCGTGGTCGGCAAGGCCGGTGTGGTGGCTGTCTTAGCCGGAATCATGCAGGTGGCCTTGCTTCTCACCGTCATCGTCTTCGGCACGATCGTATTCGGGTTGCCAAGGTTCTTGCCGTGGGAGTACTTTCTCAGCAGCATTCTCGTCATCATCGCCTGTGTGCCGATCGCAGCGATTCAGTCGGGACTGTCGATGTTCATCCGTTCGTTCGCGGCCCCTGTGGCGATCGCGCTGGCAGCGACCGGCATCTCGACAGTTGCCCTGCTGGTCGGGTCCACAGGTGCTGTTGTGTCTCCGTATGCGCTGGCAACATATGCCACTCAGCTCGGCACATCGCTGGTCGGTGGAGACAACACCTCGTTCGATGCTGCGTCGGTCTCATTAGCAAGTGCGAGCCTGGTCATCGCGGTTTCGGCGCTGTCGACGTTCCTCATCATGGTTGTCTCGACGTTCGCGCTCAACCGCGTGGACACACGTGTCTGA
- a CDS encoding MFS transporter has translation MADSGFLIRRPWVLVVVLVGAATSTAFMQTLVVPIQNHLPDLIDAPRSSTAWVLTISLLVAAVTTPISGRLADIFGMRTVMIALLAMMTVGSLIAAISSDLLWLLVGRGLQGVSMGATAVGISIMGLVDNGKIRIAGISLISSSMGFGGAIGLPLAAWIAEIGDWKLLFWTTAALGALILIAVVFVVPSTTRLRQRFDWCGALMLSAGLSGILVAISQGPVWGWASAATLGLSGSGVVLLVVWGVHELRTRDPLIDLRIMSKLPLLMVSLGSIAFGFALFVQEVSFLQILELPTRTEAGLGLSVLWASMALVPASLAMMAVAPLAATITDRYGARVTAVVGAVTSMVGYLISVVWHAEVWHIVVASVFALAGVAMGYAAIPTLVMAEVPYSMTSSAIGVNALMRSVGTSSGATITGMVLAVQLESSAGFAAPSPGGFVATFWLGVAAAALAAVLFWIPGRRR, from the coding sequence GTGGCTGATAGCGGCTTCCTCATTAGGCGCCCCTGGGTGCTCGTGGTCGTATTGGTCGGTGCTGCTACGAGCACGGCTTTCATGCAGACACTCGTCGTTCCCATCCAGAACCATCTACCCGATCTCATCGATGCACCGCGCAGCTCCACTGCATGGGTCCTGACCATCTCGCTGCTGGTCGCGGCCGTCACCACCCCGATCTCCGGACGCCTGGCGGATATATTCGGCATGCGCACCGTCATGATCGCTCTGCTGGCGATGATGACGGTGGGCTCCCTTATCGCCGCGATTTCGAGCGACCTTTTGTGGCTGCTCGTCGGTCGAGGGCTCCAAGGGGTGAGCATGGGAGCCACTGCTGTCGGCATTTCGATCATGGGTCTCGTCGACAACGGCAAAATCCGCATTGCAGGCATCAGCCTCATCAGTTCGAGCATGGGATTCGGCGGCGCGATCGGTCTGCCGTTGGCTGCCTGGATCGCTGAGATCGGGGATTGGAAGCTGCTCTTCTGGACGACTGCGGCTCTCGGCGCCCTCATTCTCATCGCGGTGGTCTTCGTCGTCCCCAGCACCACTCGCCTTCGGCAACGATTCGACTGGTGTGGGGCTCTGATGCTCTCTGCCGGCCTGAGCGGGATTCTGGTTGCGATCTCCCAAGGCCCGGTGTGGGGATGGGCATCAGCTGCGACCCTGGGTTTGAGCGGGTCAGGGGTCGTGCTCCTCGTCGTCTGGGGAGTCCATGAACTGCGTACTCGTGACCCGCTCATTGATCTGCGCATCATGTCGAAGCTGCCGTTGCTCATGGTGAGTCTAGGTTCGATCGCCTTCGGCTTCGCTCTCTTCGTCCAAGAGGTATCGTTCCTGCAGATTCTCGAGTTGCCGACGCGCACTGAAGCCGGCTTGGGCCTGAGCGTCCTGTGGGCGAGCATGGCCTTGGTGCCTGCTTCCCTGGCGATGATGGCCGTTGCTCCTCTCGCCGCGACCATCACCGATCGTTACGGTGCACGTGTGACTGCAGTTGTGGGCGCGGTGACCTCCATGGTCGGATACCTCATCTCAGTGGTCTGGCACGCTGAGGTGTGGCATATCGTCGTCGCCAGCGTGTTCGCTCTGGCCGGAGTCGCGATGGGATACGCCGCCATCCCCACTCTCGTCATGGCCGAGGTGCCCTACTCGATGACCAGTTCCGCGATCGGAGTCAACGCTTTGATGCGCAGTGTGGGAACGAGTTCGGGGGCGACAATCACTGGCATGGTGCTGGCGGTGCAGCTTGAGTCCTCGGCCGGATTCGCGGCGCCGAGCCCAGGTGGGTTCGTCGCGACCTTCTGGCTCGGCGTCGCTGCAGCGGCCCTGGCAGCTGTCTTGTTTTGGATCCCTGGTCGACGGCGGTAG
- a CDS encoding alpha-hydroxy acid oxidase, whose translation MVKRQLPNPSEIFELMKFKKFELNSRKRRLDAALTIEDLRQIAKRRTPAAAFDYTDGAAEGEISMERSVQSFQDVEFHPSILNDVSQVDTSTQILGGSSAMPFGIAPTGFTRLMQTEGEIAGASAAGAAGIPFTLSTLGTTSIEDVKKVNPEGRNWFQLYVMREREISYGLVERAAAAGYDTLFFTVDTPIAGARLRDSRNGFSIPPQLSPKTVLNAIPRPWWWWDFLTTETLQFASLSETGGTVGELLNSAMDPSIDFDDLATIRKMWPGKLAIKGVQTVADARKLADLGVDAIVLSNHGGRQLDRAPVPFELLPSVAKEVGQDLEVIVDTGIRNGADIVASMALGADFTLIGRAYLYGLMAGGREGVDRTIAILSEQVERTMKLLQVSNVAELNPSHVTQLRRFSRDGQLDVAETDTKSE comes from the coding sequence ATGGTCAAGAGACAGTTGCCCAATCCGTCCGAGATCTTCGAACTGATGAAGTTCAAGAAGTTCGAGCTCAACTCCCGGAAACGTCGCCTCGATGCTGCATTGACGATCGAAGACCTGCGTCAGATCGCCAAGCGGCGCACACCGGCTGCTGCGTTCGACTATACCGATGGCGCGGCCGAAGGTGAGATCTCGATGGAGCGCTCGGTGCAGTCCTTCCAGGACGTCGAGTTCCACCCGTCCATCCTCAACGATGTCTCGCAGGTCGATACGTCGACTCAGATCCTCGGCGGCAGTTCGGCGATGCCCTTCGGCATCGCGCCGACCGGGTTCACCCGGCTGATGCAGACCGAAGGTGAGATCGCCGGAGCCTCCGCAGCCGGTGCTGCTGGGATTCCGTTCACCTTGTCCACTCTCGGAACGACCTCGATCGAGGACGTGAAGAAGGTCAACCCAGAAGGCCGGAACTGGTTCCAGCTCTATGTGATGCGCGAGCGGGAAATCTCCTATGGCCTCGTCGAGCGGGCCGCCGCAGCAGGGTACGACACTCTCTTCTTCACGGTTGACACCCCGATCGCAGGTGCCCGTCTGCGGGACAGCCGCAACGGCTTCTCCATCCCTCCGCAGCTCTCGCCTAAGACCGTTCTCAACGCGATTCCCAGGCCCTGGTGGTGGTGGGACTTCCTGACCACAGAGACGCTGCAGTTCGCTTCCCTGTCCGAGACCGGCGGAACAGTGGGCGAACTGCTCAACTCGGCCATGGACCCGTCGATCGACTTCGACGATCTCGCCACGATCCGCAAAATGTGGCCAGGCAAGCTCGCCATCAAGGGCGTCCAGACCGTCGCCGATGCCAGGAAGCTTGCCGACCTCGGCGTCGACGCCATTGTGCTGTCGAACCACGGCGGGCGCCAGCTCGACCGCGCCCCGGTTCCCTTCGAGCTGCTGCCCTCGGTGGCCAAGGAAGTCGGTCAGGATCTTGAGGTCATCGTCGACACGGGTATCCGCAATGGTGCCGACATCGTCGCCTCCATGGCCTTGGGTGCGGACTTCACGCTCATCGGCCGTGCCTATCTCTACGGACTCATGGCCGGTGGTCGGGAAGGCGTCGATCGCACGATCGCGATCCTCAGCGAACAGGTCGAGCGGACGATGAAGCTGCTTCAGGTCTCGAACGTCGCCGAGCTCAACCCGAGTCATGTGACCCAACTGCGCCGGTTCAGCCGGGACGGTCAATTGGACGTCGCGGAGACGGATACGAAGTCCGAGTGA
- a CDS encoding L-lactate permease: MYTPEIAPLADSLLWSSLVALLPLLTIFVTLGFLKWKAHWAGLAAVIVALIVAIFVYGMPVGLAGLSASQGFAFGLFPIMWIVITAIWLYELTVKSGHFEDLRLVINVISDDPRVQAILVAFCFGGLLEALAGFGAPVAITGVMLIAVGFTAMRAAVVVLVANTAPVAFGAIAIPIITAGNLTGIDYKEIGAMVGHQTPLLAALVPLFLIFLVDGKRGLRQLWPLALVVGIVFGAAQFVSANYLSVEMTDIVASLMGLAAAVVMLQFWKPVGGQDALDKMADERSREKASAPDAGGAAAAVTTSVDTKGAPLTGKRVFMALFPYLIVIIIFSGAKLVPVIDKWLASTDVKIPWPGLDGNIMTAAGELSTSTVYNFQWLSSPGTMLLVSGIIVSIVYKMTVKDAVQVFVDNVAKMRFSILTVGLVLALAYVMNLSGQTITIGTWIAGTGALFAFLSPILGWLGTAVTGSDTSANALFATLQQTAATKAGIDPVLLVAANSSGGVVGKMISPQNLTIAATAVGLLGQESSIFRRVIWWSLGMLVVMCLLVGLQSTVLSWMVPGGA; the protein is encoded by the coding sequence ATGTACACTCCTGAAATCGCCCCACTTGCAGACAGCCTCCTGTGGTCATCGCTGGTTGCGCTGCTGCCGCTGTTGACCATCTTCGTCACCCTCGGGTTCTTGAAATGGAAGGCCCACTGGGCCGGACTGGCGGCCGTCATCGTCGCCCTGATCGTCGCCATCTTCGTCTACGGAATGCCCGTCGGACTGGCGGGGCTCTCAGCCAGCCAGGGATTCGCCTTCGGGCTGTTCCCGATCATGTGGATCGTCATCACCGCCATCTGGCTCTACGAACTGACGGTGAAGTCAGGACACTTCGAAGACCTCAGGTTGGTCATCAACGTCATCTCCGATGATCCTCGTGTGCAGGCGATCCTGGTCGCCTTCTGCTTCGGCGGACTGCTCGAGGCCCTTGCCGGATTCGGTGCCCCGGTTGCCATCACCGGCGTCATGCTCATCGCAGTCGGCTTCACCGCTATGCGTGCAGCAGTCGTCGTGCTGGTGGCCAACACCGCTCCGGTCGCCTTCGGTGCCATCGCCATCCCGATCATCACCGCCGGCAATCTCACCGGGATCGACTACAAGGAGATCGGTGCCATGGTCGGTCACCAGACTCCATTGCTGGCTGCCCTGGTGCCGCTGTTCCTCATCTTCCTCGTCGATGGCAAGCGAGGCCTGCGTCAGCTGTGGCCACTCGCTCTGGTCGTCGGAATCGTGTTCGGCGCAGCACAGTTCGTCTCCGCGAATTATCTCTCGGTTGAAATGACCGACATCGTCGCCTCGCTCATGGGCCTCGCTGCTGCCGTGGTCATGCTCCAGTTCTGGAAGCCAGTCGGCGGCCAGGACGCTCTGGACAAGATGGCCGACGAGCGCAGTCGGGAGAAGGCCAGCGCGCCCGATGCTGGTGGAGCCGCCGCAGCCGTGACGACCTCGGTGGACACGAAGGGAGCACCTCTGACCGGTAAGCGCGTCTTCATGGCGCTCTTCCCCTACCTCATCGTCATCATCATCTTCTCCGGTGCCAAGCTGGTCCCAGTCATCGACAAATGGTTGGCCAGCACCGATGTCAAGATTCCTTGGCCGGGACTGGACGGGAACATTATGACCGCTGCCGGAGAGCTGTCGACGAGCACGGTCTACAACTTCCAATGGTTGTCATCACCGGGCACGATGCTGCTGGTCTCAGGCATCATCGTCTCCATCGTGTACAAGATGACCGTCAAGGACGCAGTCCAGGTCTTCGTCGACAATGTCGCCAAAATGCGATTCTCCATTCTCACTGTCGGACTTGTCCTGGCACTGGCCTACGTCATGAACCTGTCGGGCCAGACGATCACAATCGGCACCTGGATCGCCGGGACCGGGGCACTGTTCGCCTTCCTCTCACCCATCCTCGGCTGGCTCGGCACAGCAGTGACCGGTTCCGACACCAGCGCCAACGCACTATTCGCGACGCTGCAGCAGACGGCCGCGACGAAGGCCGGAATCGATCCCGTTCTGTTGGTGGCTGCCAACAGCTCCGGTGGAGTCGTGGGCAAGATGATCAGCCCGCAGAACCTCACCATCGCGGCCACCGCGGTCGGCCTTCTCGGCCAGGAGTCCTCGATCTTCCGCCGCGTCATCTGGTGGTCGCTGGGCATGCTCGTCGTCATGTGTCTGCTCGTCGGACTGCAGTCGACCGTCCTGTCCTGGATGGTTCCCGGCGGAGCGTGA
- a CDS encoding response regulator, producing MTIRILLVDDQEMVRRGFAMVLDTDPDLSVVGEAEDGDTAVAFARDNMVDVVVMDVRMSRMDGVEATRLIRAEANAPKVLILTTFDLDEYVYDALRAGANGFLLKDAGTAELTSAIRHVHAGDAVVAPSATRRLLERFSVPASPTDQSQNPAAEAAQAGTTALPVLTPREVEVVRLVARGLSNSEIAEEFVLTEGTVKTHISNILTKLGLRDRVQIVVTAFTSGMVRADNR from the coding sequence TTGACGATTCGCATTCTGCTCGTCGATGACCAGGAGATGGTGCGCCGAGGCTTCGCCATGGTTCTCGACACCGACCCCGATCTCAGCGTCGTCGGCGAGGCCGAGGACGGTGACACTGCGGTCGCCTTCGCCCGAGACAACATGGTCGATGTCGTCGTGATGGATGTGCGGATGTCACGGATGGATGGTGTGGAGGCCACTCGCCTCATCCGCGCCGAGGCGAACGCGCCCAAGGTTCTCATCCTTACCACCTTCGACCTCGACGAGTACGTCTATGACGCGCTTCGTGCGGGCGCCAATGGTTTCCTCCTCAAGGACGCGGGTACTGCCGAGCTGACCTCGGCGATCCGCCATGTCCACGCCGGCGATGCTGTCGTCGCCCCCAGTGCCACTCGTCGACTCCTCGAACGCTTCTCCGTACCCGCCTCGCCGACAGACCAATCTCAGAATCCTGCAGCAGAAGCTGCGCAAGCCGGCACCACTGCGCTCCCAGTTCTCACTCCTCGAGAGGTCGAGGTCGTCAGGCTCGTCGCCAGGGGTCTGTCGAATTCTGAGATCGCCGAGGAGTTCGTCCTCACCGAGGGCACCGTCAAGACCCACATCAGCAACATCCTGACGAAACTCGGCCTGCGAGACCGGGTCCAGATCGTCGTCACCGCCTTCACCTCGGGGATGGTCCGCGCCGACAACCGTTGA